Genomic DNA from Gloeocapsa sp. PCC 73106:
CGCGATCGGTAACGGTATGTGGCACTACCAGTAATTTACCGAATCAATTAGGAATCCAATTAAGTTTGAATCTAGAATTCTCTGCTTAGGATATCCTGTACCTCGGTGAGTTCAAAAACCTCCAGTTTACTCTGTTTTGTTACAGTTTAAGCGTGTCACTATCATTAGTTAGAGTTATTATCAGTGAATAGACATAAGCGTTATGAAAATTGAAGCATTTGTCTTTACCATTTTTTTCTTGACCCTCGGTCCGATCAAAATCATTCCGGCTTTTAGCAATTTAACTCGAGGGATGACACTTGAATTCAAGCGAAAAGTTGCGATTCGGGGAATCTTGATTGCCATTGCCATTTGTCTCTATGTAATGCTGCTGGGGGAGGGTATATTGAGGAATTATAGAATTTCTCTGGAAGCTTTAGAGATTGCTGGCGGAATTGTTTTATTAATATCTGCATTGAATACGATCTTTTTTAAAATTCAACCACCTCGTTCGTCTTCATCTGACCTTACTGCTCTGCAATTAGCCATTTCACCCGTTTCCTCACCGATTATCATACCACCAGTGGGCATTGCTGCCATTCTGATTTTTATAATGTGGGCTCCTCGTTATCCTGGTATGGATTTTGTTATTGCTAAGACGTTATTAATGATAATGGTGCTAAACTTTCTGGTAATGTTTTTCATAGATATAATACTGAAGGTTCCAGGTTTAATACTGATACTTCAGATATTAGGTTCTGTACTGGTGTTTTTTCAAGTTGCCCTAGCGATCGAAACGATTTTAGATGCGTTTAAAAAGTTGGGAGTGTTAAAGGGATAATTTCAACACCCGTCGGTATACTTGATTACGTGCAGGAGATTGCTGGTTGCGAAATATTCACCAATAATAGGCAATACTTCAGAACAGTTTCAACCTAGTGAACCCTTCAAGTTCTTAGAAGCCTAGGTAGCGTAAGTAATCACAGCAAAAAATTATTAAAAATTGAGGTAGGATCTATCCTCGTGGAGGTCCCCACTAATGCATTAATTCGTAGTAAATGCCTTCATTTTTACCAATGGTTGTCGCAACTTGAATCTTTAAATTTATGAAACTAAAGTTCTTGAGAATTGTTATCTTTATTTGTTTAACTTTAACAATAACTTACTATTTTAGAGGAGCAAATAATCTGAAAGCAGAAATCAATAAACCCAATATCATTGTCATTTTAGCCGATGATTTGGGGTGGAATGACGTGGGGTTTCATGGTTCAGAAATTAAAACCACTAATCTAGATAAATTAGCAGTTTCAGGGGTGCGTTTAGAGAGATTTTATGTTAAAGCTATGTGTACTCCTACGCGAGCCGCATTTTTAACTGGTAGACATCCTTTTCGTTATGGAATGTCGGCGATCAACGTTACACCATGGTCTGAAACAGGTTTACCTTTGGAAGAAAAAACAATCGCTGAAACTTTAAAAGAAGCCGGATACTATACAGCGATTCTAGGAAAATGGCATTTAGGTCATTATCAAGAATCATACCTACCAACAAGTAGAGGATTTGACTATCATTACGGACATTACTTAGCAGGAATTGATTATTTCACCCATAAGTCTGGGGATGGTTTAGATTGGCATAGAAATAATAATCCTGTATATATCGAAGGTTATAGCACAGATTTAATCGCTCAAGATGCGGTTCAACTAATTAATAATCACGACTATCATAAAAATCCTTTATTTCTCTATATCGCTTTTAATGCGCCTCATATTCCTCTACAAGCTAAAGCAGAAGATTTAGAAGATTATTTAACTATAGAAGATGAACAAAGAAGACTTTTTGCGGCACAGGTTCAGTCTATGGACGAAGCAATAGGAAGCATAATTCAATCACTGCAAGCAAAGCAAGTATGGAATAACACACTATTAGTTTTTACTAGCGATAATGGTGGGGAAATTGTCGCCAATGACATTAGATTTACCGGTAGAGGGGATAATCGCCCTTTACGTGGAGGTAAGCGCAACCTATACGAAGGTGGAGTGAGAGTACCCACAATTATCTCATATCCTGGACATTTATCATCTGGTAAAACTGTTGAGCAAATGTTTTCAATTGTTGATTTATATCCAACCTTTGCTAAACTAGCAGGTTTAAAGATTAATCAAGAGCAGCAAATTGACGGTGTGGATATATTGGAAAGTATCGCGGAAAAAAATACTAATCGCGATGAACTGCTCATTCAATATAGAGATACATCTGCAGCTATAATTAAAGGCGATTATAAACTAATTAAAAATGGCTTTGACCCTTTTCCTATTCCATACTATGATTCTTGGGAACTGTTTAATATTAAAGATGATCCATTAGAAACACACAATTTAGTTCATTCTGAACCCGATAAAGTTGCCGCAATAGAAAAGATATTAGAGCAATACGAAGGAAAAGTTAAACCGGCGATCGCTCAGTCAAAACCCGCTGATTTTGTTGTCCCTAAAATTTGGTCACCCGAATACTTGCAAAACAACCAGAGGTATTGAACTTTGAATAAACTACAAAGATTAACTCTCAAATCTTAACTGATGAAACTAAAGTTCTTGAAAATTGTTATCTTTATTTGTTTAACTCTAATAATAACCTACTATTTTAGAGGAGCAAATGAGCTAAAAGCAGAAATTAATAAACCTAATATTATTGTCATTTTAGCCGATGATTTAGGGTGGAATGACGTCGGGTTTCATGGTTCAGAAATTAAAACCCCTAATTTGGATAAATTAGCAGCTTCTGGGGTACGTTTAGAGAGATTTTATGTTAAATCGGTTTGTACTCCTACTCGGGCGGCATTTTTGACAGGAAGACACCCTTTTCGTTATGGAATGTCAACAGGTGTAATCAAACCATGGGACAAAGTCGGGTTACCTCTTGAAGAAAAAACAATTGCTGAAACTTTAAAAGAAGCTGGATACTATACAGCGATTCTAGGAAAATGGCATTTAGGTCATTATCAAGAGTCATTCTTGCCAACAAGTAGAGGATTTGACTACCATTATGGACATTATTTAGGTGGAATTGATTACTTTACTCACAATGATGATTTTCTCGGTGCTTTAGATTGGCACAGAAATAGAATACATCTAAAAGAGGAAGGATACGCTACAGATTTAATCGGTCAAGAAGCGGTTAAACTGATTAATAATCATAATTATGAACAACAACCTTTGTTTCTTTATATTGCTTTTAATGCTCCTCACACTCCTCTACACGCTAAAACAGAAGATATTGAAGATTATCTAACTATTGACGATGAAAAAAGAAGGGTTTTTGCGGCACAAGTGCAATCGATGGATGAGGCGATCGGCAAAATCATTCAATCACTAGAAAATCAACAAGTATGTGACAATACATTTGTATTTTTTGTCAGTGATAATGGTGGTTCAGTTATGAGAGCAAATAGAGGGGATAATCGTCCTTTAAGAGGGGGAAAAAATAGTTTATATGAAGGAGGAGTTAGAGTCCCTGCGATTGTTTCTTATCCTCCCAAATTATCAGCAAACCAGGAAATAAATCAAATATTCTCTATTGTAGATTTATATCCTACTCTAGCTAAATTAGCCGGTGTTGAGTCGGTTGAGGGTAAACAACTAGATGGTTTAGATATATTTGCAAAACATTCCAGAAGAGATGAACTATTGATTCAATACAGATCTTCTACTTCAGCCGCTATCATTAAAGATAATTATAAATTAGTTTTAAATGGGGGTTATGGGGAATCGCCTTATTATGGAACTGTAGAATTATTTAATTTGAAAACAGATCCATTAGAAACTCATAATTTAGCTTATGTTGAACCGGAAAAAGTTAAAGAAATAACAACATTATTGGAGCGTTATGAACAAGAAGCTCAACCCTCTATCATAGAAGGATCTTATGTGGAAATACCTGAGGATTTTATCGTACCAGAGGTTTGGTCACCTGAATACTTACAACGCTAAGCCCATCTTGAAGGGTAAAGGTTTAACCTAACACCTGAAAAATGCCTTTTTTGGTGCGCGTAGCGCTACACTTCAAGCTGTTTAATTTGAGACACGAGATTATGGGCTAGATCTACAGCTTGCCAAAGTAAAGAAGGATAATCTTCTAAATGGGGTAGACTAGGGTTTAGGGCTTCTAACTCGTCGAGAATGGGGAGTAGAAGAGAGCGAGCATAGCTACCGTAGGCGACTCCAGCGACGTAGGGATGGGAGGAGCGATCGCCCGTTTTCAGCAAATTTTGCTCTATCAGTTTAGTCACGGTGTAGTTGTTAGTACCACCTGCTAACTGTACTGATCCAGGTAAACCCGCTTTGAGTACTTTTTTAGCCAATTTAATCGCCGCGTGGGTAGTACCTAAGCCGATATCGCCACTCATCGGTCTACCGTCACTTTGCCAAATCAAAGCACCAGGGAAAGATTTGACGATTTGAGCGAGAGAATGCAGGTATTCTCGTAAATTTTCCCCATCGGGACAACTAATAGCGAGAATTTGCAGTTGTGCTTGATAGGGAGCGATCGCTTGCCATAATCTGTGGAAATCGGTGTTTCGTCCTACTTGGGTGTGAATTTCAATAGCAGCAATTCCCATATCGTAAAGAATAGGAGCGATCGCACCGGGTGTAGAGACATAAGAACGAGCTTCAATTAATTGATGGGGACATATGGGTAAACAGCGACCACAGCCATAACATTGTTGGGCTAACACTCCCGAAAAAGAGATAGCACCTGCGGGACAAATTTGTTCACAGGGACGAGGACAATCGACGGGACATCGGGTTGACTCAAAAAAAGCTTTGCGAAAATGAGGATCTTCGCCATCGTTGAGACTCACCATTAAGATAGGAGGATTTTGGTAGAGAAAGCCTTTAGCTTGGGCGGTTTTCCCCAGAGATGTAGCAACTTTAATAGCGCTTTTAGCTGCGACAATTACCGCCGGATCTGCGGCGACGTCGATACAATCTGCTCCTGCGAGAGTATAAGCTAAAGTCAGATTACGCACCGCCGGGAGATGTTGATAACTGGCGCCGCAAATTAGTTTAAACCAAGTTCCTTCTTTGAGGGAGTTTAATACTGTTTTCACTGATTTTTCTAGACTGTCATAACCATTTTACAGGTTTTTAATTTTAAAAAATCTCAGCCCGCTTCCTTACATGAGCAAAATTCTCTTCAATCAACACTCGACCATCACGATATACTTCCCCAGATATTGCGACAAGCGTTAAAAATATCATAGGAATCGCTCACAACCGCAACGAAACCCTGAGGATAGGTATCCAACATATTCTCATAGGCTGCTGTTTCCTGTTCCCGAGTCCAGGATGTGATAGTAGAGTGCTCAGCCGCGGGAATGGAAAAACCAGGCATTTCAGCTCCGTAGTACTCGCAAGCCATGATAATCCCTGCGATCGTGTCGGTACCCATAAAGTTCACCAAGTGCGCAGCACCACCCACAGCAGCAGTCTCAACGGAACTCACTCCCCGAAAGCCAAAGGAAAAGCCTATTAATTATTGAGTACAATAGAGGCACAATCTCAATTCAACCAAGATGATTTCTCCCTTAGTATACCCAGATGAGATAATTTTTCCCGAAGGCGATTTCTGGAGTGATGAACCCCCCTTGGAAACTTACTTACACCTACAACAAATTATTATCCTACTTAAATCCCTAGAATGGTTATGGCAAGAACGTCAAGATTTTTTTGCCGCAGGGAATCTAAGCATATACTATAAGCCCAATCAGGAAAAATCCGCACAATCTCGTGGACCCGATTTTTTTGTAGTTTTAGGAACCGAAAGAAGATTAGATCGGAAAAGTTGGGTAGTTTGGCAAGAAGGGGGAAAATATCCAGATGTGATTGTAGAAATTCTCTCAGAGAGCACAGCAAAGATAGATAAGAACGAGAAAAAACAGATTTATCAAAACATTTTTCGCACACCGAATTATTTTTGGTTTGACCCGTTAACCTTAGAATTTCAAGGGTTTAGGTTAGTAGAAGGACAATATCAACCCATCGAACCCAATGAGCGGGGGTGGATGTGGAGTAATCCTCTAGGGTTATATTTGGGGGTTTATCAGCAACAACTACGTTACTTTACGCAGGTGGGAGAGTTGGTACCCATGGCAGAAGAAGTAGTCCAACAAGCCCGGATTGAAGCTCAACAAGCCCAGATTGAGGCTCAACAAGCCCAGATTGAAGTCCAACAAGCCCAGGAAAAAGCAGAACAAGAGCGCCAAGAAAAAGAGTTGGCTCAACAACAGGTAGAACAATTAAAAGCACAACTGAGAGCATTAGGAATAGAGTATCAATAGCAGAAATTGAGTACAATAGAGGCGCAATCTTAATTCAACTAAGTCATCAAGGGTGGTTGGTCGAATCATAAGTAAATCCTATTCGTAAATATTCTAAAGCTTTTGGTCTTCCACCTAGACGACACAAAAGCAATTATGATAATTAAATACAAACAATCTCGGCTCGTTTCCTTACTATATCGAAATTCTCCTCAATCAACACCCGACCATTACGATACACTTCTTGCAGAAAATCTTCTTCCCTAGAAGTCTCCTCGCTTCCAACTGTCAGTAGCGAACCATCGCGTTCCACCAGTTTTAACCGACCGCGTTTAGAGCTCTTCCAAGGAGCGGTTACCGGCTGCTTATAGACATCGCGCCGCTTACCATCGACTACAGCAGACGAACATTTAAACGCAAAACTGAGGGTATCACGATCAAGACGCTGAAGAAGCCCTCCACCGGAACCAAAGCTCAGATTATCAATAGACCAACCCGCAGCCATCACCGCTTCAAGTATTTCTGGTAAAGTATCAGGTCCTACGCCATCGCCCTGAATTAATCGCACCTGAGACGGTAACGCCCGGTACCCCTTCTCATTCGTCGTGCAAGGAAACACCTCCCCAAGGGTTGCCAATATCAAAGGTAACATCTCACGAGGATCCCCAGAATCAGGGCGAATCACTAAGGTTCCCTCACGAGTCAAAACCTTCTCTCGTAGAGTATCACCCCAGATATTGCGACAAGCGTTAAAAATATCATAGGAATCGCTCACAACTGCAACGAAACCCTCAGGATATACCTCCAACATATTCTCATAGGCTGCTGTTTCTTGTTCCCGAGTCCAGGATGTGATAGTAGAGTGCTCAGCCGCGGGAATGGAAAAACCAGGCATTTCAGCTCCGTAGTACTCGCGAGCCATGATAATCCCTGCGATCGTGTCGGTACCCATAAAGTTCACCAAGTGCGCTGCTCCTCCTACAGCAGCAGTCTCAACGGAACTCACCCCTCGGAAGCCAAAATCATGCAATTTAAAAGCAATAGTGCTGGGATCTCCAGAACGATCAAGTGCTTTTAATAGATGACGCTTCATCTCTCTTGAGTTGGTCGCTACCGTACAACCGTACCACACCTGCACCAACAAGGTTTCCAGGTAGTTAGTGAGCCAGTATGCAGCCGGGTCAGTATTTTCGATAGTCATCAATACATTCTTCGTCGGTATCACCATCCCCTCGGGAACCGCTTTAATGGAGACGGGCAAATACCCATCATGGTACTTTAGTATATGCTCCCATCCTTGGCGATTAAACAAAGAAGCATCTCCGAAGTGTTGCGTACAGATAGCTGCAGCTTCCTCAATCTGTTCCTGGGTAATCCGAGTACTTAAATACTTCTTCAGATAATACTGCAAGCCAAAGAACACCACCTCGTTATAAGCACCTCCTCGAGATTCAAAGTAAGAATATACCTCACTGGTACCTGCTGGGTACTGGCGATAGTGACTGATCTTATAACTATCCGTAAGTAACACAAGATTGTCGATTCCCATAATCAAATTTCTTAAAATTGGGTGTTGTGGGTTGGTTATCTAAAAATAGTATAAGTATACAATGTAGATGAGCGAGGCTTTCGATAGAATGATAACATGATAACAACTGAGCAACAAGTTGACAACAAAAAGTAATTAATGCCAGAAATTAGTCGTTTTTTAGGAATCATCATTACAATGTACTATAACGATTATCCACCGCCTCACTTTCACGTTCGCTATAACCAACAAAAAGCAATTGTTGATATAGAAAATCTGTCTGTTATTGAAGGTCAACTAACTAATATAATTCTTGGTTTAGTTATTGAATGGGCAGCTATTCATAAAACGGAATTGTTTGCTAATCATCAACGCGCCAGACAACAACAACCCCTCGAAAAAATTCCCCCATTAGAGTAACATATGTTAAAAGATATCATTGAGGTTAAACCTGGGAGACAATATCAGCTCTATCTTAAATTTGAAGATGGACAAGAAGGAACTATAGATATTAATGAAATTATTGAATTTACAGGCATATTTCGACCGTTAAAAGATTTACGATATTTCCAAGAAGTAAAGCTCAATCCAGAATGGGGAACAATCTATTGGGAAAATGGCGCAGACTTTGATCCAGATGTCTTGTACTCTTTAATAACAGGTCAACCTCTGCTAATTGATCAAGCAAAATAAGAAAAAACAACATGAATAGCCTTAGCTGCATTTTACCACCTATTGCCGAAAGAGCCAAGTTTGACGACTTAGGGAAAATTTGATAGGATTATATCTAACAATATTTTACCTTTTTGTTGAACTGCTCAAGAAGTTTTTGAAGGTTGCTTTGCACTCTAGCTAGAGTAAATACTACTGCTTCGTCATCTCTCAAAGCTCTCCCAAAAGTAAATAATCCTTCACTAGGAACTAAATCAATTTTTTCCAAACTACTTGGATCCGGTAGAAAATATTCACCAATTGGATAAGGAGTATGAAAAGAAAACTGAAGCTCAATATTGGGAACTTTTAGCTCAATATGATATAGAGAGAAATGATCTTTAAGTACTTTCTGAACAACGATAAATTCTTGATCGTCATCGTCGTCATAGTCTAAATCTGCCATATAGTCCCAATTATCCAAATATTTTCTATAGGTGATTATTTTGTCTTTATACATCGGCTCAAAATATTTAATGGAGCAATATTTAGAGTTGATTAAGAGAGCGATCGCTTTATTCTTTAAGTCGTAACAAAAATCGGCTTTATCCTTATTGTCTTTAAGCTGATAGCTTTTAGCTAGTCTATTAATTTGCTGTGTCCAAAACGCTAATTTTAAATACTCAACCGTTTCTGAGTCGGTATTGAGATTCCAATCACAAACCAATCTTTTGTAATTTAAATCAAACTCTTTCCTGTATTGATCGTTGATCGCACGTGTCTCTTTAGCTTTAATTCTTCCTACTCTTCTATTTTTATTAGATAGTTCTTGAAGTAGCGATCGCATTTCTCCCAACTTACTAGGTACCTCTGCCACAATATTTATAGGACAATACAAAGGACATTCTAGATCTCTCCCTGCTTTGCGGAAATGATTAGTTGCTACTATCTTTAATAAGCCTAATTGCTCAAATCTTTTCCTCTCGGTTTTAGAAATATTTAACATATATTCAACTTCAACAGGATGGAAATAAAAAACTTGAGGGTAGGTAGCCAACAAATGCCGGGTTAACTTCTCTGTGATTCGTCCCATAAACAAATCTAAAAGCAATGGTTTCTTCGCTGATTTAGTAAACTTTATCTCTAAATTGGTAAGCTCTTTTTGAAGATTTTCAATCGATAAATACTTGCTAAAATAATATTGAATTGAACTTTTAGCTTGTTCTAGATCGATTTCTCCCAAAGAAAACAAAGTTATCGCTTTTAAGGCTTCTATTTTTTCGATATTGATAAATTTATCATCCTGCATTTGAGTCATTTCAATTAACTCCTATCTACTATTTTTAACCAAAACTTTCCACACCATAGACAACTACACCTGAATCGCTATCGCTACTTGTATCTAAAGCCCCTTCAGCTATACCGTGATTAAGAATTTGTATCAAGCGACGGGGGCTAAAACTTTCTAAGTCTACGTAATTTCCCTCTCTTAACCAAGCTAGTTCAGCCTGAGTTAAGCTTTGAGATACTTCCGGTCGTAACCGCTTTGCTGCCAGGGCTGAATCATCTGAGCAGTTTATTTGTAAGCGACGAGGACTACTCAAAATCTGTTTTGCTTGTAAACCCAAGTCTACAATTCCCACAGTGGTTTCCCCAAACCAATTGACATCGGTACTGATTTTATAAGTTAATTCTACCCCAGAGGGACTAGCGCTATGAAAAGTGTAGACGGTTAAATCCTGGTTACGTTTGAGCATCGCTAATACTGTGCTGAAGATATTTTTTGGGTAACCGTGGATGCTTAAAATAGCGCAATTGTGTTCAAAGTGAAAGTTATTGGCTATTAACATTTGAGCGATCGCATTACTATCGCAAACTACTAGGCGATCGAAACTATAAGCAGTAACATCAGGAGCGGGTTGAGAAGAGGAGAGGGAAGCTTGAGGAGATTGTAAAAGTTGAGGAATCGAAGCATTAACTTGTTGCCATTTTTCTAACCATTCCTGCAGTTGATTGTCTGTAATAGCAAGTGTTTCTGGAATACGTTTAATTTTACTTCTTTGCCAAATACCTACCCAAAAATGGGATAAACCAACCAGAGCGCTTACAGCAAAAACTATGCCAGAATTAATCAAAAAACTCCAAGTTATTCCTAGTAAAAGAATCAAAATTCCTATAATTATTAACGCTGTTGCACTAGATTGGCGACCCTTGTAGCCAGACCTCAATGAATTACTATGACCCACTGTTATCAGGATAAAAATCAAGTTGTAAATGAGAAAAACTATAAAAAAAACGATGTTGTTTATTGGTATTATCGGAATCATAAATCCTAAGAAGAAAACATAAAAGAAAATTTTCCCCAACAAAGGTACCGCCGTTTTCTTTTTCAATCGCTGATCCAACATATATAGCAATTGCTTAGGAGTAAAAAAGAGAGTCTGATTAACCGAAATATTGCTAATGATCTTAGCAAAAAAAGCATCAGTCATCTTGACTTCCGACGACATAGTAGTAGGCTCAAACACAAAAGGATGATTACATTTAGAGCATCTACCCTGATTGGCTGTGCGATCTTGCAGATTATTTTCAGTATTACATACAATACATTTCATAACTTATATTTAAAACACTTGATTAGTTAATAGCACTTCGTAAGTTTCCCTCTGACGGATTAAGCGATGACCGGTATTATTCACTAAAACCTCAGCAGGACGAGGAGAATGGAGAAAATGGGAGGACATGGCGTAACCATAAGCACCCACGTCTAAAATAGCTAGAATATCTCCTTTACTAAGGGAGGGTAAGAGACAATTTTTACCCAGATAATCACGAGAGTAAGTAGTGTTGCCACAGACATCAGTAGAATAGCACATATTACTATCATTAAGGGCGATGATTTTTCTATAACCACCGTGAACCGAAGGTACAGACAAGTTACCCACAGTAGTGTCTACTTCTACAATCTGTCTTTCTCCCTGCCATTTAACTGAGACCACTGTAGTTAAGAGAGTACCACAACGAGCGATCGCCGCCCTTCCTGGTTCAATAATTAGCTCAACTCCTCCCTTTAAAGCATCCGTTAAAACTTGACCAAAACATTGCCAGTCAAAAGCGACCCCCGAACGATAAGGATAACCAAAACCACCAAAGTCTAAATAACTCCAATCGGGTAAAGTTTTAGCGATCGCTATAATTTGAGGAATAAGAAGAAACAACTTTCCTGAAATGCTAAAGGTTTCTTGAACTAAATCCAAATCACAAAAAGGCGATCGCACTTGTAAACCCTGAGTCAAAGCCAAATTACTAGCGCGCGGGTGGATATTTTGAGCACCTTTGAGCATTAGGGTAGCTCGACGCAAGCGATGGAGTAAAGAAGAGTTAAATTGAGGGTCTAAGGCTGATTTTAACCATTCTTGGGGCATAATTTCTCGCACTTGAGCGTAAATTTCCGGTTGAAAAACTCGCTCTTCGTAGCCCCAAAGACGATGAAAGGTTTTTAAATAATGATACTCAAAGCTAGACTCAACATCCTCCGGTGCATAAACTTTAGCCGCGATTAGGGGTTTATTAGTCCAACCCGCAAAAAGCTGATCACCCCCTTCCCCATTAAAAATAACCCGGGTATCTCGAGAAGCTGCTTGCGTGAGCAAATACAAGGGTACGGTGACACCATCGCCAAAGGGTACATCTAAACAGGCGATCGCCCTGGGTAAAGCTGATTTTACCCTTTTACCTGTGACGGGGACTTTAGTCAAGGGGATGTCTAAAACTTGGGCGAGATGCTCAGCGTAGGATGTTTCTGGAGAGATAACACTTTTACCAAAATCGAGGGTATAAGCGCGCACTTTTAATCCTCTTTGCACGAGTAAAGCCGCTACAATCGAAGAATCTAAACCCCCTGAGAGTAATACCCCCACAGGTTCTGAGCTATCTAGATCCTGGGTTTGTTTATCCACCGCTAG
This window encodes:
- a CDS encoding arylsulfatase, translated to MKLKFLKIVIFICLTLIITYYFRGANELKAEINKPNIIVILADDLGWNDVGFHGSEIKTPNLDKLAASGVRLERFYVKSVCTPTRAAFLTGRHPFRYGMSTGVIKPWDKVGLPLEEKTIAETLKEAGYYTAILGKWHLGHYQESFLPTSRGFDYHYGHYLGGIDYFTHNDDFLGALDWHRNRIHLKEEGYATDLIGQEAVKLINNHNYEQQPLFLYIAFNAPHTPLHAKTEDIEDYLTIDDEKRRVFAAQVQSMDEAIGKIIQSLENQQVCDNTFVFFVSDNGGSVMRANRGDNRPLRGGKNSLYEGGVRVPAIVSYPPKLSANQEINQIFSIVDLYPTLAKLAGVESVEGKQLDGLDIFAKHSRRDELLIQYRSSTSAAIIKDNYKLVLNGGYGESPYYGTVELFNLKTDPLETHNLAYVEPEKVKEITTLLERYEQEAQPSIIEGSYVEIPEDFIVPEVWSPEYLQR
- a CDS encoding DUF2442 domain-containing protein, with translation MLKDIIEVKPGRQYQLYLKFEDGQEGTIDINEIIEFTGIFRPLKDLRYFQEVKLNPEWGTIYWENGADFDPDVLYSLITGQPLLIDQAK
- a CDS encoding asparagine synthase-related protein gives rise to the protein MVDLFTIVISRQELLGYWGYNSPSDSIRVTPGALVGLSASGLPDAFDIWAKPQAKCLTLGRETFGRLPLYWIQQERGIWFASQIQLLLPQVKSPQVSIPALYGYSCFSYVPNPLTPVAKVFSIPAGREQSWRVDEDGSIVTLPSRSLWEWKEDTTQLEDEAIAIPRLQKLLQLAVDKQTQDLDSSEPVGVLLSGGLDSSIVAALLVQRGLKVRAYTLDFGKSVISPETSYAEHLAQVLDIPLTKVPVTGKRVKSALPRAIACLDVPFGDGVTVPLYLLTQAASRDTRVIFNGEGGDQLFAGWTNKPLIAAKVYAPEDVESSFEYHYLKTFHRLWGYEERVFQPEIYAQVREIMPQEWLKSALDPQFNSSLLHRLRRATLMLKGAQNIHPRASNLALTQGLQVRSPFCDLDLVQETFSISGKLFLLIPQIIAIAKTLPDWSYLDFGGFGYPYRSGVAFDWQCFGQVLTDALKGGVELIIEPGRAAIARCGTLLTTVVSVKWQGERQIVEVDTTVGNLSVPSVHGGYRKIIALNDSNMCYSTDVCGNTTYSRDYLGKNCLLPSLSKGDILAILDVGAYGYAMSSHFLHSPRPAEVLVNNTGHRLIRQRETYEVLLTNQVF
- a CDS encoding nicotinate phosphoribosyltransferase, which codes for MGIDNLVLLTDSYKISHYRQYPAGTSEVYSYFESRGGAYNEVVFFGLQYYLKKYLSTRITQEQIEEAAAICTQHFGDASLFNRQGWEHILKYHDGYLPVSIKAVPEGMVIPTKNVLMTIENTDPAAYWLTNYLETLLVQVWYGCTVATNSREMKRHLLKALDRSGDPSTIAFKLHDFGFRGVSSVETAAVGGAAHLVNFMGTDTIAGIIMAREYYGAEMPGFSIPAAEHSTITSWTREQETAAYENMLEVYPEGFVAVVSDSYDIFNACRNIWGDTLREKVLTREGTLVIRPDSGDPREMLPLILATLGEVFPCTTNEKGYRALPSQVRLIQGDGVGPDTLPEILEAVMAAGWSIDNLSFGSGGGLLQRLDRDTLSFAFKCSSAVVDGKRRDVYKQPVTAPWKSSKRGRLKLVERDGSLLTVGSEETSREEDFLQEVYRNGRVLIEENFDIVRKRAEIVCI
- the ldpA gene encoding circadian clock protein LdpA; translation: MKTVLNSLKEGTWFKLICGASYQHLPAVRNLTLAYTLAGADCIDVAADPAVIVAAKSAIKVATSLGKTAQAKGFLYQNPPILMVSLNDGEDPHFRKAFFESTRCPVDCPRPCEQICPAGAISFSGVLAQQCYGCGRCLPICPHQLIEARSYVSTPGAIAPILYDMGIAAIEIHTQVGRNTDFHRLWQAIAPYQAQLQILAISCPDGENLREYLHSLAQIVKSFPGALIWQSDGRPMSGDIGLGTTHAAIKLAKKVLKAGLPGSVQLAGGTNNYTVTKLIEQNLLKTGDRSSHPYVAGVAYGSYARSLLLPILDELEALNPSLPHLEDYPSLLWQAVDLAHNLVSQIKQLEV
- a CDS encoding Uma2 family endonuclease, translated to MISPLVYPDEIIFPEGDFWSDEPPLETYLHLQQIIILLKSLEWLWQERQDFFAAGNLSIYYKPNQEKSAQSRGPDFFVVLGTERRLDRKSWVVWQEGGKYPDVIVEILSESTAKIDKNEKKQIYQNIFRTPNYFWFDPLTLEFQGFRLVEGQYQPIEPNERGWMWSNPLGLYLGVYQQQLRYFTQVGELVPMAEEVVQQARIEAQQAQIEAQQAQIEVQQAQEKAEQERQEKELAQQQVEQLKAQLRALGIEYQ
- a CDS encoding DUF4160 domain-containing protein; translated protein: MPEISRFLGIIITMYYNDYPPPHFHVRYNQQKAIVDIENLSVIEGQLTNIILGLVIEWAAIHKTELFANHQRARQQQPLEKIPPLE
- a CDS encoding arylsulfatase, yielding MKLKFLRIVIFICLTLTITYYFRGANNLKAEINKPNIIVILADDLGWNDVGFHGSEIKTTNLDKLAVSGVRLERFYVKAMCTPTRAAFLTGRHPFRYGMSAINVTPWSETGLPLEEKTIAETLKEAGYYTAILGKWHLGHYQESYLPTSRGFDYHYGHYLAGIDYFTHKSGDGLDWHRNNNPVYIEGYSTDLIAQDAVQLINNHDYHKNPLFLYIAFNAPHIPLQAKAEDLEDYLTIEDEQRRLFAAQVQSMDEAIGSIIQSLQAKQVWNNTLLVFTSDNGGEIVANDIRFTGRGDNRPLRGGKRNLYEGGVRVPTIISYPGHLSSGKTVEQMFSIVDLYPTFAKLAGLKINQEQQIDGVDILESIAEKNTNRDELLIQYRDTSAAIIKGDYKLIKNGFDPFPIPYYDSWELFNIKDDPLETHNLVHSEPDKVAAIEKILEQYEGKVKPAIAQSKPADFVVPKIWSPEYLQNNQRY
- a CDS encoding MarC family protein is translated as MKIEAFVFTIFFLTLGPIKIIPAFSNLTRGMTLEFKRKVAIRGILIAIAICLYVMLLGEGILRNYRISLEALEIAGGIVLLISALNTIFFKIQPPRSSSSDLTALQLAISPVSSPIIIPPVGIAAILIFIMWAPRYPGMDFVIAKTLLMIMVLNFLVMFFIDIILKVPGLILILQILGSVLVFFQVALAIETILDAFKKLGVLKG